ACGCCGCCGGTGAAAGGCCAGCAGCTGAACGCCTCGATCATCGCGCAGACCCGTCTGACCTCGGCTGAAGAGTTCAGCAAAATCCTGCTGAAAGTGAATCAGGATGGTTCGCGCGTGCTGCTGAAAGACGTGGCGAAGGTGGAGCTGGGCGGTGAAAACTACGACATTATCGCGCGCTATAACGGCCAGCCGGCGGCGGGTCTCGGTATTAAACTCGCGACCGGCGCGAACGCGCTGGATACCGCGGAAGCGGTGCGTAAGACCATTGCTGGTCTTGAGCCGTTCTTCCCGAGCGGTCTGAAAGTCGTTTACCCGTATGACACCACGCCGTTCGTTAAAATCTCTATTTTCGAAGTGGTGAAAACGCTGGTCGAAGCGATCGTGCTGGTGTTCCTGGTGATGTATCTGTTCCTTCAGAACTTCCGCGCGACGCTTATCCCGACCATCGCGGTGCCGGTCGTCTTGCTCGGTACGTTTGCGATACTGGCGGCCTTCGGCTACTCGATAAACACCCTCACCATGTTCGGGATGGTGCTCGCCATCGGTCTGCTGGTAGATGACGCCATCGTCGTGGTTGAGAACGTCGAGCGTGTGATGGTTGAAGAAGGCCTGCCGCCCAAAGAAGCGACCCGTAAATCGATGGGTCAGATTCAGGGCGCGCTGGTCGGTATCGCGCTGGTGCTCTCGGCGGTATTTATCCCGATGGCGTTCTTTGGCGGCTCGACCGGTGCGATTTACCGTCAGTTCTCCATTACTATCGTTTCCGCGATGGTGCTGTCGGTTATCGTGGCGTTGATCCTGACGCCGGCGCTGTGCGCCACCATGCTTAAACCTGTCGCGAAAGGCGATCACGGCGAAGGCAAAAAAGGCTTCTTCGGCTGGTTTAACCGCATGTTCGACAAGAGCACGCACCATTACACCGACAGCGTAGGCAACATTCTGCGCAGCACCGGTCGTTATCTGCTGCTCTATCTGCTGATCGTCGTGGCAATGGCGTTCCTGTTTATCCGTCTGCCAAGCTCGTTCCTGCCGGAAGAGGACCAGGGCGTCTTCCTGACGATGGCGCAGCTGCCAGCGGGCGCCACCCAGGAGCGTACCCAGAAGGTACTGGATGAGGTGACCAACTATTACCTCACCCAGGAGAAAGACAACGTTAACTCTGTCTTTACCGTTAACGGCTTTGGCTTCTCCGGCCGCGGCCAGAACACCGGTCTGGCGTTCGTCTCGCTGAAAAACTGGGATGAGCGTCCGGGTGCGGAAAACAAAGTTCCGGCTATTACGGGCCGTGCGATGGGCCGTTTCTCGCAGATTAAAGATGCGATGGTGTTCGCCTTTAACCTTCCGGCGATTGTGGAACTCGGTACGGCGACCGGCTTTGACTTTGAGCTTATCGACCAGGGCAACCTTGGCCATGACAAGCTGACGCAGGCTCGTAACCAGCTGCTGGGCGAAGCGGCCAAACACCCGGATCTGCTCTCGCAGGTGCGTCCGAACGGTCTGGAAGATACGCCGCAGTTTAAAATCGACATCGACCAGGAAAAAGCGCAGGCACTGGGCGTTTCCATTAGCGATATCAATACCACGCTGGCTTCTGCGTGGGGCGGCAGCTACGTCAACGACTTCATCGACCGCGGTCGTGTGAAGAAGGTGTACGTCATGTCGCAGGCGCAATATCGTATGCTGCCGAGCGATATCAATAACTGGTATGTGCGTGGCGCAAATGGGCAGATGGTGCCGTTCTCCGCCTTCTCGTCATCGCACTGGGAATATGGCTCGCCGCGTCTGGAGCGTTATAACGGTCTGCCATCCATGCAGATCCAGGGCCAGGCGGTGCAAGGTAAGAGTACCGGTGAAGCGATGGCGATGATGGAACAGATCGCCAGCAAGCTGCCGACCGGTATCGGCTACGACTGGACGGGCATGTCCTATCAGGAACGTCTGTCCGGCAACCAGGCGCCGGCGCTGTACGCCATTTCGCTTATCGTGGTGTTCCTGTGTCTGGCGGCGCTGTATGAGAGCTGGTCGATTCCGTTCTCGGTCATGCTGGTGGTCCCGCTTGGGGTTATCGGTGCGCTGCTGGCAGCCTCGCTGCGTGGGCTTAACAACGACGTTTACTTCCAGGTGGGTCTGCTTACCACTATCGGTCTGTCGGCGAAGAACGCCATATTGATTGTGGAATTCGCCAAAGACCTGATGGAGAAAGAAGGTAAAGGTCTTATCGAGGCGACGCTTGAAGCGGTACGTATGCGTCTGCGTCCTATCCTGATGACCTCGCTGGCGTTCA
The genomic region above belongs to Cronobacter malonaticus LMG 23826 and contains:
- the acrB gene encoding multidrug efflux RND transporter permease subunit AcrB, encoding MAKFFIDRPIFAWVIAIIIMLAGGLSIMKLPVAQYPSIAPPAVTINATYPGADAKTVQDTVTQVIEQNMNGIDGLMYMSSTSDSSGTVQITLTFESGTDADIAQVQVQNKLQLAMPLLPQEVQQQGVSVEKSSSSFLMVLGLINTDGSMKQEDIADYAGANIKDPISRTTGVGDVQLFGSQYAMRIWLDPNKLNNFQLTPVDVISALKAQNAQVAAGQLGGTPPVKGQQLNASIIAQTRLTSAEEFSKILLKVNQDGSRVLLKDVAKVELGGENYDIIARYNGQPAAGLGIKLATGANALDTAEAVRKTIAGLEPFFPSGLKVVYPYDTTPFVKISIFEVVKTLVEAIVLVFLVMYLFLQNFRATLIPTIAVPVVLLGTFAILAAFGYSINTLTMFGMVLAIGLLVDDAIVVVENVERVMVEEGLPPKEATRKSMGQIQGALVGIALVLSAVFIPMAFFGGSTGAIYRQFSITIVSAMVLSVIVALILTPALCATMLKPVAKGDHGEGKKGFFGWFNRMFDKSTHHYTDSVGNILRSTGRYLLLYLLIVVAMAFLFIRLPSSFLPEEDQGVFLTMAQLPAGATQERTQKVLDEVTNYYLTQEKDNVNSVFTVNGFGFSGRGQNTGLAFVSLKNWDERPGAENKVPAITGRAMGRFSQIKDAMVFAFNLPAIVELGTATGFDFELIDQGNLGHDKLTQARNQLLGEAAKHPDLLSQVRPNGLEDTPQFKIDIDQEKAQALGVSISDINTTLASAWGGSYVNDFIDRGRVKKVYVMSQAQYRMLPSDINNWYVRGANGQMVPFSAFSSSHWEYGSPRLERYNGLPSMQIQGQAVQGKSTGEAMAMMEQIASKLPTGIGYDWTGMSYQERLSGNQAPALYAISLIVVFLCLAALYESWSIPFSVMLVVPLGVIGALLAASLRGLNNDVYFQVGLLTTIGLSAKNAILIVEFAKDLMEKEGKGLIEATLEAVRMRLRPILMTSLAFILGVMPLVISSGAGSGAQNAVGTGVMGGMVTATILAIFFVPVFFVVVRRRFSRKSEDIEHSHPVEHH